CTGTTCCAGGGCCTGGAGTCGTCCTATCAGAAAGCTCTGCAAGCTCACCTGAGGAGCGGAGACAGTCCCATGTCGCTGCCCGCCTCCgaccgctcctcctcctcttcccagGAGAGCCTCAAGTGAGAAagcccctccccctcttcttctgtcAATTCCAGAAGTTCTGTGTCGTTTGTCTCCTGAGGTGTCTTCATTGTCTCGTTGTCTCCACAGTCGACCTCTGTCTGTGAAAAGCAGCGTTGGAAGCAGCACAAACAGATGTAAACACTCTTATCGCTCATATTTACGTCAAAGATAAAACGTCTACAAGTTTTCTTCTGACTTTATCATCTCGCGTCTTTCAGCCAAACCTGCCCACGGCTCCAGGACGTCTGCCGCAGCGCCATCTCCCGGCTCGCTCCAACGCTCTCGCAGCGACGTGGATGTCAACGCCGCCGCCACCGCCACGGCTCGCACCAGGATGCCCGCCGTGCCGTCGTCCTCTTCTCCCTTCGGCTCGGCCTCGGCCCTCCCCCCTGGATCCTACGCTTCGCTGGGTGAGACGCCAAAGCTTCATTTCCCTGTCGACCAGCTTCTGTGAAAACTCCGGAGTTTTAGTCTTTGGAGTGTTAGCGAGCAAATTGAAAAATCATGCCGATAATTAGAAGCAGAGCTCAAATCAACTTTTGAATGGATACGGTTTAATTTAATAaggttctttcttggctcgTGTCCTATTCCTCCACCAAGTCTTCTGGAAATCTGTTGACAACTgaacaaagaattaaaaaaaggacaagtGTGGAGACGCAACGTCTTTGACGGGGACGATccgtcttcttcttcgtctgttTTGAAGCTGTCCAGGTTGTGGTTGTTTGCCAGCTGAGCTCTGTGCATCACTTTCATCCTCTCGctcaaaaataaacatctaaCTTCTTTGAGAAGCTTCCGTGCAGCGGATCAGAACCCATGACCGGGCTCGTGtcctcatttattattatttaatttgttatttcattGTGGGACACTTAATATAATCACTGGGATGTTTGTGCAGTCGAGTCTCGTCCTTATCCAAATATCAGGTGACACATTCACAGCCTGCAGGAAGTCAGATTTACGCCCGTCTCACCCTGTTCACCTCTTCCTCAAACATACCTGGAGACTAACCTCTTGACCCCCGACCCCTAACCCTTGTTGTGTCTCTCCCGGGCCCGCCCACCGGTCAGACGGCTCGTGGTCTGTTAATGCAGACGGTAAGCTGTGCGGGGAATGAtccgtgccccccccccctgctgtgTTCCTATCCCCTCATCAGCCCTGTAATTGTCTGTGATGGGCGTGTCAGTGCATGGACTGTCTACGCATGGTGTTACCGTGAcgtctctgtccatctctgtccAACCGCTGGTTAGAGACGGAGAAAACAAGTGGTTGGAGATCAGTCGTCAATTTAACAGACGACAGGAGAAACTTACTAAATGAATCATCgtctgtgtttcaggttttTCAGTCATCGTCAGTGACGCTggtgtttctgtctttcatctctgtctgtcctctgtctcagGTCTTTCAGTCTCGTGTCTCTGCATGACCAAAGTGTGGAGAGTGTCCTTTCTAAACCAGCAGCAGCGTGTTTGAATATGACGTCTTTTTCctcgtcctctcctcttcaggtCGAGTACGAACCCGCAGGACGAGTTCAGGAAACGGTCCGTCCGTGACAGACAGCCGCGGTCGGAGCCGAGGGAAGGTCGTTTCACAGTCCCAACGTGAGTCGCTCCTGCctcttgtgtctttttttaGATTTCTACGTTCTCGCTCAGTAGATCTGAAGTACTTCCCTCTGTGTTTCAGCCGGCAGTCGCTCAGGTTCTCCGGGTCGACTTCTGAGCTCCACGTACGGCAGACTCCCGAGACCGACGATGGGCTCCGCTGCCGCCAACGCCGCCTCCAGCGGCCTGACAGACAAGAGTCGACCTCGAGGTCACCGCAGCCAGGGCTGCAGCCGAGAGACCAGCCCCACCAGATCAGGCATGGGTGAGGACGGTGGATGAAAACACTGCAACACGGAAACATTTCAAACCGATCGCAACGTCTTCGAACGCAAACGTCTCGTTGAGTTGAAGCACCTGAAggaagagaagctgcagattaagaatttcatgttgCGGCTGAAAGGAACGAACATTAAATCAGAAGTTAGAAACTGAGATAGAATCCAGAATAAACCGGGAGGCGAGAGAAGAAGTTTCAGTTGTGACTTAACGAACTGCAGCTTTAGTTACAGTGGCAGCGGAGTCTGAACTAATCTGAGTTGTaatgtgatatttaaatatatttactcGGACGAAAACtcttttaaattaaagatgAATCAATCGAGCAAATCATCTTTGCAGATTTTAGTGTCAGAAAGACTTCCTGACACATCTGTAGATTTATTAACATCTGGAGAAGAAGGGGTGACCGCTCTCACTCCTCCTTAAATGTGAGTTCAGACTTTAGTTGTAGTTTCTTCCTGAGGACGACTTGCACACGCTAACACTCCGGGTTCCTGTTCCTCGCACTAACGCTCAACCTGCCGCCACCCGAGTCTCACGCTCCCTCTTCTCCTGCCTGACTAATGTCTAATGCAGAGCTGGATGTGCTACGAGCTAAACTGTCCTCCTGcactgctgtctgtctgtctgtctgtctgtctgtctgtctcacctctccaGCCCGGAGTCGAATCCCCCGACCGAGCATGAGTCAGGGCTGCAGCCGCGAAACCAGTCGCGAGAGCAGCCGCGACACCAGCCCAGCCCGGGGTTTCTCCCCCCTGGGTGAGTATGGTCCTGACGTTCCCCAATGAATCCCACTTCTCTCAGCGGAGGAGAGAACAACATctggaaacagagacagatgtgtAGAGCTGATGTTTCTCTAACGTTAAGCAGGAATCAGAATAATCATCTAAAGCGAATTAATAAATTCACGCATCGCCCTGGATCGATCGTATCTTCTGGTGAAGAGACGCTGACGgatgtttttatctgtctcACCTCACCTTTAATTCCTCATCACGAATTCTCTGGCTTCCACTTCCAATCAACTTTTAAAATCGTAAACAGCGCCGCCCATTCCAAAGAGTTCTTTCCTGTCCCTCCCTCAACTTTACTGGACCCTCGTCTTCCTGCACGTGTCTCTGCCTTGCTCTGTTGTAACTCTCTGTTCTGCTAATGATCTCAGATCAGTGTTGAAATAATCAGTCGTTTCTGTATCGCCATAACAACAGTCGTGTTTCCTCCTCCAGCGACTCGCCGTCACTCCCGCTCAACCAGCGCTCTGTCCTCGGCAGAGTGTTACTCAGGTGACGTCTCCACGGATCCACTCCGTCCGCCAGATAGAATGAAAAGACTCATAAACGTTGATTCGGTTGAATTCATCTTCGTGCATCTGGCTGACGGAGTCGTCTGCTTCTTCACGCATGACCAACATCGCCCTCTAGTGGGAAACAATCACCAGACAGATGCTGTTGAATCGTTAACGTTGGTTAACCGGTGAAAAACACAGAACTTGTTGTTGGTTGTTTCTTACTTATGTCACtcacctgcagggggcgacaCCACATCTGCCTGCTTGTCACGATTATAAAATATAAGTTGCTGCGACGGTTTGTAGAAAAAATGAAActtgttttgaaatgtgaagACAAAATCTTTCGTTCGCAGCTTTTTTGCCtgatctttttcttttgctttcaaTATTAAATGCAGTTGATCGTTTTCTGGCTGTTTTGTGATTAGAACGAGTTTTACTTTCTCATTGTtcactgaatgtttttaattgacgtagtttactttttttttttagtaatgtCACTTTTCTCAAACACGTCAGTTTCTTTTCAACAAAACCTCATTAACGAGGTCAGACATTCACCCGGGACCCTTCACTCGTTCTGGTCACGATAACTTCCCATGTTCCGGCTTCGCATCTTCACAGTTGAGTTTCGTCCTCTTGTCTCTCTCGTCCTCACCCGCTCATGTgcgtttttttaaacttttttcagACCGACTGTCCCATCAGGCTCGGATCTCGGCCTCCGTCGACGCCATGAGAATCCTCAACACCGGCACCGAGGTGGAGGCTGCCGTAGCAGACGCTCTGGTGAGAATTCAGACTTATTTCTCCGAAACAAAGAAATCGAAACGACGTGTCTGCTGATGTTGTTGACGTCGTCTCCTCTGTGTTCTCCCCGGACTCTGTGAACTCCAGCTCTTAGGAGACTCCAGGAGTAAGGTACATTAACTCTGGACTCGCTCCGTCCTCTCCCTGCATGTAGAGCATGAGCTTCCAACTCTGACCCCTTCAACACACAGAGATCTGACTCAGACTGaagctgtttcctcctgttaGCGTAGTGCATgtgaaaatgtctctgtgtaAATGAAGTGTCACCTGCACGTCTCTGTAGCTGCACGTCTCTGTAGCTGCACGTCTCTGTAGCTGCACGTCGAAGCCTCTGGTCGTAGCATGTCTGCTGTTGTCTGACGTTACTCTTCGGTTTTGTCCGCGAcgcctcactctctctcctctcctctcgatCAGCGGAGGCCGGTGCGGCGGCGCTTCGAGTCGCCGGGCATGTACTCAGACGACGACGCCAACAGCGACGCCTCCAGCGCCTGCTCGGAGCGCTCGTACAGCTCGCGCAACGGCGGCATGGGGCCGCACTACCTGCGCCAGACGGAGGACGTGGCGGAGGTGCTGAACCACTGCGCCAGCGCCAACTGgtcagagaggaaggaggggctTCTGGGGCTGCAGAACCTCCTCAAGAGCCAGAGGATGCTCAGGTGGGAACATGGTGGAACCTTCACATCAGTCAGCGTCTGTCCTGTACTTTTCAGCGAGTGACGGTGATTGACCGTGGTTCTCGTTTTGTGTCCGACAGCCGCGTGGAGCTGAAGAGACTCTGTGAGATCTTCACCAGGATGTTCGCAGACCCTCACAGTAAGGTGAGATCCAGCGGTGTGCTGGCGTCAGGCAGAAGAATAATCCTCGGGATCGTCTCACAGTTTGTGCTacgtgtgttttctctcactcGTCAGAACTAACGGACAAACTAAccgtgtgtttttctgttgcatGCCTCGTCGCTGCTGCGGACTCTAACACCAGAGAGTAAGTGTTGACTCACCTCCACCTTCTGCCGCTTCGTCCgaaacaaacacagtgaagaaCAACAACTTCTTTGTTCTTCCTTGGTTttgtttccttccctctctcctctcgtcttgCTCCTCCCGTCTGACGTCACCTTCCCATCATCCCTCTGTGCGTCTCAGGTCTTCAGCATGTTCCTGGAGACGCTGGTGGACTTCATCGTGCTGCACAGGGACGACCTGCAGGACTGGCTCTTCGTCCTGCTCACTCAGCTGCTGAAGAAGATGGGCGCCGACCTCCTGGGCTCCGTCCAGGCCAAAGTCCAGAAGGCTCTGGACATCACCAGGTGAGACCGGGCCTTCAGGATGAGTCCTAAAatcaaacaatttaaaaacgTCTGAGACCAGAACATCAAATCTTGTCCTGGTTTTACTCTCTGGGTTTTGTGTCTCCGCGCTGACTTGTACTTCCTGTGTCTCTTTACTTTTGTCCGTCTCCTCAGGGAGTCGTTCCCGTACGAGCAGCAGTTCAACATCTTGATGCGTTTCATCGTGGATCAGACGCAGACTCCAAACCTGAAAGTGAAGGTGGCCATCCTGCGCTATATCGAGGCTCTGGCTCGCCAGATGGATCCGTCCGACTTCGTCAACTCCAGCGAGACGCGCCTCGCCGTCTCACGCATCATCACCTGGACCACCGAGCCCAAGAGCTCCGACGTCCGCAAGGTAGGCGGTCGGACGGCGTGGAGCTCCAGCGCCACCTCCAGAACAAACCTCCCTCCTGTCACCTTATGTCTCGAATCTGTGTTCCTTTGTTTGCtaagtttagttttttgttcCCACGTTTTGTTCCAATTGCCATTTGTCGTCCACCGAACCCCCAGACCCTTCACAACTGGGCAGGGGAGGATTTCTCAGGCCGACCCAGCACTGTGGCCTCTCTGCCCGGGGAGGGTAACCTGGAGGAGAGGTGCAAGCAGGTAGAAACTCCATCGACCTGCACGGCCGGGGCTCGTAACCCGCTCTAACCCGGCGAGCGGCTGCCGCTCTGCAGACCCCGACATCTGCTCTGTCGGTTtcacagagagaatgaaaataaCCCGAGGAGTGGGCGAGCTGTGTGAACGCTTCTCTAACCGCTCGAAAACTTTCTCAGCGATGGGAGTGAGTCGCTCTCTGCGGTTGAATCAAGACGATGATGAGTCGAGGATTTGAATGTGTCAGTTTGTGCATGAACGCTGAGTCTGTGCAGATTTAACTCGACTGATCtcgaacaaaaagaaaacttacgTTTCTTCTCCAAAACGTTTTtgcatgattttcttttttcagaaacttttttaattttcctgAAGAAAACTTGAagcagaaacatttattttccagctTTTGCTTAAcgaactttttgtttttgaggcAAACATCAACGATCTGCATGTGCACGGCAACAGATGTGCTTCTTAACATGAAACTTTCAAATATTTGACCTTGGAGGTTAAATATTCCGTCAAGGTTTTTAACCTGCGTCACAAAATGTCACTTCTGTGTTTCTGGTTCATTAATAAGAATCAAGGAAATGTTTGGGGGATGGTCGGATCATTTGATATTAGATTTGAATCCTGTGTTAAGATGGAGTCGTGTCTCACGGCACAACAGTGATCGACCGTCTCCGTCTCCATGGGACAGAATCGCTCCGATTCAAATGCTGTTGAAATAATTCAGTTATGGACAAATTATCTGTTTCACAGCAGCGGCCAAACAGGAAGAAACAGGAGGAAGTCGTGGAGATAAAacatgtgacctgtgtgtgtgtgtgtgtgtgtgtgcaggcggCCCAGGTTGTGTTGATCGCTCTGTTTGAGTTGAACACTCCTGAGTTCACGATGCTGCTCGGAGCTCTGCCCAAAACCTTCCAGGACGGGACGACCAAGCTGCTGCACAACCACCTGAGGAACGCCAGCGCCAACAGCGGCATCGTCATGGTagtgctctcacacacacacacacacacacacacacacacacacacacacacacacgtgatcaATGCTCAATATGAGTTTTTTATGATGTGATTTCcagatgtggtgtgtgtgtgtgtgtgtaaatccaGTCGTGCACTTTGTCGATCTGCAGGCTTCTCCCAGTAACTCGATGGGTCGGACTCCTCCTCGACAGCCCGGCAGCCGCAGCAGTCCGCTGACCTCGCCCACCAACTGCTCCCACGGAGGACTCTCCCCCAGGTGCTCCGCAGAAACGCTCCCCCTCCCACAACCTGAATGTAAAGTCAGACCCTGGGATCTAAAGCTTCAACAGGCTGCAGCTCATAACAGACTAACCTCTCGACTACCGTCTCTGGTTAAAGCAGGAGATAAACTCAAGTATAGTTTAAATATCAACTTTTATTCTGCGTTGGAAGTTTTTATTGACACTAGAATCAAATGAATAGTTTTTTTGCTGTGACTAAAGTTTTGAACAGTTTGGTGGGGGTGGAGTTCTCCACCTGCTCGTACTAACACCGACTGAGAACTTCTCCTTTTATTCCCACTTTCCTCATGTTTCTATTTCCTCTCTTCcgtctcctctttcttctcctcttcctcgcccTCCTTCCTCCCCGGCCGGCTGCAGTCGGTTGTTGGGTTGGAGCGCAGATGGTCTCTCCAAGTTCCCTCCTCCACCCTTcccctcttcccctcttcctccacccACTGCCCACTCCTCCCTCAAGGCCCTGCGGCGAGCTTACTCACCCAGGTAACCCCACCCCCttttacctcctcctcttcctcctcctctccctccgtcCTCTGGGGTTTCACAGTCAGACTGTAAGAACTTTGACGCACTGTGGAACCTCGGACTCACTCACTCGTCTGTCTTCACTCCTGCTTCGCTGCTGCCTCCATCTGCTCAAACTGTCGTTTCCTGTCCATgtgctcacttcctgtttctcctcctgcttcctTTGTCTCTGAACTAAAAACCGTCGTCAGGTGAGaacgtgtgtctctgtgctgtgactcACCTGTTTGCCTCCACCTGCGTCAGTGTGCCAACATGCACGGTCATGCACGTGCACCGTACTGTGCCGGACTGTGGAACGCAGCAGTGCACGGATTCAAAAAACAACCTGGAGGATGTGCTGAAGTTTGTGAACCGCTTCCTGTATCCATGACGACCTTTAAACCCTCACGAACCTTCACAAAGAAACATCTGGACCCAGATTTATAATCTGAGCAGATTCATCGAGTGACTCAGTGTCTCCTGCACTATGACGTCACCGTCATCAGACTTTATATTCAACATTAAACCGAATCTGTGAAATGATTTCTGATGGTTTCTAGGTTGTGACACCAGGGGGTGCTGTTTCACCACTAAATATTAGAACATTAGATTTTCTGGAAATCATAGAATGATCTCAGGAACGTTGACAGAACGTCAGAGCAGTTCCATCCACATCCTCCGCAGCACCAGAGGTTAGCTTCGTCCTCTAACCTCCGAGGATGAACGTCCTCGTTAGATCGTccaataactgtgtgtgtgtctctaccCCCCCCCTCTGCAGCATGCTGGAGTACGACAGCGAGAACCTGAACTCAGAGGAGATCTACAGCTCCCTGCGCGGCGTCACCGAGGCCATCCAGAACTTCAGCTTCCGCAGCCAAGAGGACCTGATGGAGCCGCTGAGGAGGGACGGCAAGAGGGACGTCACGGTGAGCGGGGGAGTTAGTGAATAAGGTTAATGTgcaacgagagagagaaaaggaaagtggatgaaagcagagacaaagacagaatcAAAGAAACTGTTGACGATTCGTTTCTACTTTGAGGACGAGAAGAAGACGATCAGAAACTTTTATATCTAACAACTCTGTCAaattcttttcttctctcttcagtCCGGGGTCGGGTCGTCCTCGGACTCCGACCCGGTGGAGGGCGGACGCACGGCTCTGGACAACAAGACGTCTCTGCTGAACACTCCCTCGCCTCGATCCTTTGCCGGCCCGCGTTTCCGTGACTACAATCCGTACAACTACACGGACGGCATCAGCACGCTGGACAAAGCCGCCCTGAAGGAGGCGCTGTACGAGGACGCCGTGGAGCAGCTGCGAGATGGTCAGGCTTCAGTTGTTCTTGTGTTTCCATcttcagtttgttgtgttgtgtgttctaagttgtgttctctctctctctctctcacaggccGCCGACAAGAAAGTGTTGAAAACAAGATCCTGAACCCGAAAACCTTCCCTGGTAAAGACACGAGATGTTTCAGAGTCCAGATGTTTCAGAGTCCAGATGTTCAGGCAGCTTCATTTGAACCTTTGTCACGTCTGAGGACACTCTGATGTGTAGACGCTCTTTTTGTCCTCCTGTGGTTGACCTTTGCCCTCCACCCTCAGCGGGACCTGCCGAGCAGCTGGAGCTGGTGGGCGAGCTGCTGAAGGAGCTCTCTCAGGGCCAGGCCGGGGAGCGGGGCCCCGAGGAGCGACGGCAGacgctgctggagctgctgaaggTGGCCCGAGAGGACAGCCTGGTGGTGTGGGAGGAGCACTTCAAgaccatgctgctgctgctgctggagacgcTCGGAGACAAAGACGTAAGACGCTCTTCAGGTGATTGTAAAAACGTCCTCTGAGTGGTTCTGAACCGCCTCCTCTCTCGCAGCACACCATCCGAGCTCTGGCGCTGAGAGTCCTGAAGGAGATCCTGAGGAACCAGCCGGCCCGCTTCAAGAACTACGCCGAGCTGACCATCATGAAGACGCTGGAGGCTCACAAGGACTCGCACAAAGAGGTTTGGATCATTCTCTCTGAGCGATTCCCTCTAATCTGCTCCGTCTAACTCCAACCCTCTGTTGAAGGTGGTGCGGGCGGCCGAGGAGGCGGCGTCCACGCTGGCGGGGTCCATCCCCCCGGAGCAGTGCATCAAGGTCCTGTGTCCCATCGTGCAGACGGCGGATTACCCCATCAACCTGGCCGCCATTAAGATGCAGACCAGGGCCATCGAACGCATCACCAAGGAGCCGCTGCACCAGCTGCTGCCGGACATCATCCCGGGACTCCTGCAGGTGAGACGCTCGTTCCGTCTTCATGCGTGTTCTCCGTACATTCAGTGTTTGTTGCCGTGTTCCACCGAGTCGTCTCGTCCGCAGGGCTACGACAACACGGAGAGCAGCGTGAGGAAGGCCAGCGTCTTCTGCCTGGTGGCCATCTACTCTGTGATCGGCGAGGAGCTGAAGCCTTACCTGGCTCAGCTGACCGGCAGCAAGGTCAGTCCCAGATCTTCGTTCTCACACTCGATGAAGAACAAACCTCAGAGTTGTGTTCGACCTTTAAGCTTCTTCCTGTTTCAGATGAAGCTCCTGAACCTCTACATCAAACGAGCTCAGACGACCaccagcaacagcagcagctcctccgaCATCTCCTCCTACTGATCCCTGAG
The genomic region above belongs to Paralichthys olivaceus isolate ysfri-2021 chromosome 24, ASM2471397v2, whole genome shotgun sequence and contains:
- the LOC109647064 gene encoding CLIP-associating protein 1-like isoform X20 → MGSFRRPPSASSAKSAGRDGSAAGALDEEYFIQAFEDVPTMQIYSNREVDEAMTKIRDVLSDDKRDWELRVAALRKVRSLVLAGAPEFDGFLQQLRLMEAAFKLSAKDLRSQVVREACITLGHLSLVLGSRFDHAAEAVMPILLNLVPNSAKIMATSGVAAIRLILRHTHYPRLIPIITSNCVSKSVAVRRRCFEFLDLLLQEWQTSSLERHGAVLTETIKKGIHDADAEARSVARKCYWSFHGHFSREAEQLFQGLESSYQKALQAHLRSGDSPMSLPASDRSSSSSQESLNRPLSVKSSVGSSTNRSKPAHGSRTSAAAPSPGSLQRSRSDVDVNAAATATARTRMPAVPSSSSPFGSASALPPGSYASLGRVRTRRTSSGNGPSVTDSRGRSRGKVVSQSQPGSRSGSPGRLLSSTYGRLPRPTMGSAAANAASSGLTDKSRPRGHRSQGCSRETSPTRSGMARSRIPRPSMSQGCSRETSRESSRDTSPARGFSPLATRRHSRSTSALSSAECYSDRLSHQARISASVDAMRILNTGTEVEAAVADALLLGDSRSKRRPVRRRFESPGMYSDDDANSDASSACSERSYSSRNGGMGPHYLRQTEDVAEVLNHCASANWSERKEGLLGLQNLLKSQRMLSRVELKRLCEIFTRMFADPHSKVFSMFLETLVDFIVLHRDDLQDWLFVLLTQLLKKMGADLLGSVQAKVQKALDITRESFPYEQQFNILMRFIVDQTQTPNLKVKVAILRYIEALARQMDPSDFVNSSETRLAVSRIITWTTEPKSSDVRKTLHNWAGEDFSGRPSTVASLPGEGNLEERCKQAAQVVLIALFELNTPEFTMLLGALPKTFQDGTTKLLHNHLRNASANSGIVMASPSNSMGRTPPRQPGSRSSPLTSPTNCSHGGLSPSRLLGWSADGLSKFPPPPFPSSPLPPPTAHSSLKALRRAYSPSMLEYDSENLNSEEIYSSLRGVTEAIQNFSFRSQEDLMEPLRRDGKRDVTSGVGSSSDSDPVEGGRTALDNKTSLLNTPSPRSFAGPRFRDYNPYNYTDGISTLDKAALKEALYEDAVEQLRDGRRQESVENKILNPKTFPAGPAEQLELVGELLKELSQGQAGERGPEERRQTLLELLKVAREDSLVVWEEHFKTMLLLLLETLGDKDHTIRALALRVLKEILRNQPARFKNYAELTIMKTLEAHKDSHKEVVRAAEEAASTLAGSIPPEQCIKVLCPIVQTADYPINLAAIKMQTRAIERITKEPLHQLLPDIIPGLLQGYDNTESSVRKASVFCLVAIYSVIGEELKPYLAQLTGSKMKLLNLYIKRAQTTTSNSSSSSDISSY
- the LOC109647064 gene encoding CLIP-associating protein 1-B-like isoform X25, coding for MEEDEEVVAVSMDYLLEQAMHKDLGRRLQVGPEIMELILDQERCPELEQDQGSVDRMVDAVASSWVNSSNFKVVLLGMDILSSLVTRLQERFRTQVGTVLPSLIDRLGDAKDQVRDQDQALLLKIMDQAANPQYVWERMMGGFKHKNNRTREGLCLCLISTLNVFGSQSLTLSKIVPHICNLLGDPTSQVRDGAMSCLVEIYRHVGERVRMDLGKKGLPQSRLNVIFSKFDEVQRSGNMVLSPVSDKNFEDDDSVDGVRSSSSSKGASQSGKKTVSMGSFRRPPSASSAKSAGRDGSAAGALDEEYFIQAFEDVPTMQIYSNREVDEAMTKIRDVLSDDKRDWELRVAALRKVRSLVLAGAPEFDGFLQQLRLMEAAFKLSAKDLRSQVVREACITLGHLSLVLGSRFDHAAEAVMPILLNLVPNSAKIMATSGVAAIRLILRHTHYPRLIPIITSNCVSKSVAVRRRCFEFLDLLLQEWQTSSLERHGAVLTETIKKGIHDADAEARSVARKCYWSFHGHFSREAEQLFQGLESSYQKALQAHLRSGDSPMSLPASDRSSSSSQESLNRPLSVKSSVGSSTNRSKPAHGSRTSAAAPSPGSLQRSRSDVDVNAAATATARTRMPAVPSSSSPFGSASALPPGSYASLDGSWSVNADGRVRTRRTSSGNGPSVTDSRGRSRGKVVSQSQPGSRSGSPGRLLSSTYGRLPRPTMGSAAANAASSGLTDKSRPRGHRSQGCSRETSPTRSGMDRLSHQARISASVDAMRILNTGTEVEAAVADALLLGDSRSKRRPVRRRFESPGMYSDDDANSDASSACSERSYSSRNGGMGPHYLRQTEDVAEVLNHCASANWSERKEGLLGLQNLLKSQRMLSRVELKRLCEIFTRMFADPHSKRVFSMFLETLVDFIVLHRDDLQDWLFVLLTQLLKKMGADLLGSVQAKVQKALDITRESFPYEQQFNILMRFIVDQTQTPNLKVKVAILRYIEALARQMDPSDFVNSSETRLAVSRIITWTTEPKSSDVRKAAQVVLIALFELNTPEFTMLLGALPKTFQDGTTKLLHNHLRNASANSGIVMASPSNSMGRTPPRQPGSRSSPLTSPTNCSHGGLSPSMLEYDSENLNSEEIYSSLRGVTEAIQNFSFRSQEDLMEPLRRDGKRDVTSGVGSSSDSDPVEGGRTALDNKTSLLNTPSPRSFAGPRFRDYNPYNYTDGISTLDKAALKEALYEDAVEQLRDGRRQESVENKILNPKTFPAGPAEQLELVGELLKELSQGQAGERGPEERRQTLLELLKVAREDSLVVWEEHFKTMLLLLLETLGDKDHTIRALALRVLKEILRNQPARFKNYAELTIMKTLEAHKDSHKEVVRAAEEAASTLAGSIPPEQCIKVLCPIVQTADYPINLAAIKMQTRAIERITKEPLHQLLPDIIPGLLQGYDNTESSVRKASVFCLVAIYSVIGEELKPYLAQLTGSKMKLLNLYIKRAQTTTSNSSSSSDISSY
- the LOC109647064 gene encoding CLIP-associating protein 1-B-like isoform X1 — translated: MEEDEEVVAVSMDYLLEQAMHKDLGRRLQVGPEIMELILDQERCPELEQDQGSVDRMVDAVASSWVNSSNFKVVLLGMDILSSLVTRLQERFRTQVGTVLPSLIDRLGDAKDQVRDQDQALLLKIMDQAANPQYVWERMMGGFKHKNNRTREGLCLCLISTLNVFGSQSLTLSKIVPHICNLLGDPTSQVRDGAMSCLVEIYRHVGERVRMDLGKKGLPQSRLNVIFSKFDEVQRSGNMVLSPVSDKNFEDDDSVDGVRSSSSSKGASQSGKKTVSMGSFRRPPSASSAKSAGRDGSAAGALDEEYFIQAFEDVPTMQIYSNREVDEAMTKIRDVLSDDKRDWELRVAALRKVRSLVLAGAPEFDGFLQQLRLMEAAFKLSAKDLRSQVVREACITLGHLSLVLGSRFDHAAEAVMPILLNLVPNSAKIMATSGVAAIRLILRHTHYPRLIPIITSNCVSKSVAVRRRCFEFLDLLLQEWQTSSLERHGAVLTETIKKGIHDADAEARSVARKCYWSFHGHFSREAEQLFQGLESSYQKALQAHLRSGDSPMSLPASDRSSSSSQESLNRPLSVKSSVGSSTNRSKPAHGSRTSAAAPSPGSLQRSRSDVDVNAAATATARTRMPAVPSSSSPFGSASALPPGSYASLDGSWSVNADGRVRTRRTSSGNGPSVTDSRGRSRGKVVSQSQPGSRSGSPGRLLSSTYGRLPRPTMGSAAANAASSGLTDKSRPRGHRSQGCSRETSPTRSGMARSRIPRPSMSQGCSRETSRESSRDTSPARGFSPLATRRHSRSTSALSSAECYSDRLSHQARISASVDAMRILNTGTEVEAAVADALLLGDSRSKRRPVRRRFESPGMYSDDDANSDASSACSERSYSSRNGGMGPHYLRQTEDVAEVLNHCASANWSERKEGLLGLQNLLKSQRMLSRVELKRLCEIFTRMFADPHSKVFSMFLETLVDFIVLHRDDLQDWLFVLLTQLLKKMGADLLGSVQAKVQKALDITRESFPYEQQFNILMRFIVDQTQTPNLKVKVAILRYIEALARQMDPSDFVNSSETRLAVSRIITWTTEPKSSDVRKTLHNWAGEDFSGRPSTVASLPGEGNLEERCKQAAQVVLIALFELNTPEFTMLLGALPKTFQDGTTKLLHNHLRNASANSGIVMASPSNSMGRTPPRQPGSRSSPLTSPTNCSHGGLSPSRLLGWSADGLSKFPPPPFPSSPLPPPTAHSSLKALRRAYSPSMLEYDSENLNSEEIYSSLRGVTEAIQNFSFRSQEDLMEPLRRDGKRDVTSGVGSSSDSDPVEGGRTALDNKTSLLNTPSPRSFAGPRFRDYNPYNYTDGISTLDKAALKEALYEDAVEQLRDGRRQESVENKILNPKTFPAGPAEQLELVGELLKELSQGQAGERGPEERRQTLLELLKVAREDSLVVWEEHFKTMLLLLLETLGDKDHTIRALALRVLKEILRNQPARFKNYAELTIMKTLEAHKDSHKEVVRAAEEAASTLAGSIPPEQCIKVLCPIVQTADYPINLAAIKMQTRAIERITKEPLHQLLPDIIPGLLQGYDNTESSVRKASVFCLVAIYSVIGEELKPYLAQLTGSKMKLLNLYIKRAQTTTSNSSSSSDISSY